The Calditerrivibrio nitroreducens DSM 19672 genome window below encodes:
- a CDS encoding NADH-quinone oxidoreductase subunit J family protein, whose protein sequence is MEQLGFYILAFVAIISSLFMITRENPVHSALWMLLTFFSVAGIFVQLNAEFIAAIQVLVYAGAILVLYLFVVMLLNPKSKGFIKIPFRYALGIVASFVVLIQILITLQSANVIGRSGQYTAEIYEKYGNVKIFGYELFNNYLVPFEIVSVMLLVAMIGAIVLAKKD, encoded by the coding sequence ATGGAGCAGCTGGGTTTTTATATATTAGCTTTTGTGGCGATTATCTCATCCCTTTTTATGATTACAAGGGAAAACCCTGTACATTCTGCACTCTGGATGCTGCTCACATTTTTTTCTGTTGCGGGGATATTTGTTCAGTTAAATGCTGAATTTATTGCAGCTATACAGGTTCTTGTATATGCCGGTGCAATCCTTGTTCTGTATCTGTTTGTGGTGATGTTGCTTAATCCAAAAAGCAAAGGGTTTATAAAGATACCATTCAGATATGCTTTAGGTATTGTGGCTTCATTTGTAGTCCTTATACAGATACTTATCACCCTTCAGAGCGCAAATGTTATAGGTAGAAGTGGACAATATACGGCTGAAATTTATGAGAAGTATGGTAATGTTAAGATATTTGGATATGAGCTGTTTAATAATTACTTAGTGCCTTTTGAAATTGTTTCTGTCATGCTACTGGTGGCAATGATAGGGGCGATTGTGCTTGCTAAGAAGGATTAG
- the nuoK gene encoding NADH-quinone oxidoreductase subunit NuoK, which produces MTLQHYLALSAIIFTIGMTGVLVRRNLIVMFMSVELMLNAVNINLAAFSKFLNALGGQVFIVFVMAVAAAEAAVGLALIITLFKNKPTVNADELNTMNG; this is translated from the coding sequence ATGACTCTACAACACTATTTAGCACTAAGTGCAATAATTTTTACAATAGGTATGACCGGGGTTTTGGTAAGAAGAAATCTAATCGTTATGTTTATGTCTGTGGAGCTTATGCTTAATGCTGTTAACATAAATCTTGCGGCTTTTTCTAAGTTTTTAAATGCCCTCGGCGGACAGGTTTTTATAGTATTCGTGATGGCTGTGGCGGCAGCTGAGGCAGCGGTTGGTTTGGCATTAATTATTACACTATTTAAAAACAAACCAACAGTTAATGCTGACGAACTAAATACGATGAATGGTTAA
- the nuoL gene encoding NADH-quinone oxidoreductase subunit L: MIELGILLAPLVALLINGIFGRLYIKDKAHYIAVPAVLVSLAISLITFFKVMGGYRVDTVVYQWVLADNIVIPFGILIDPLTAIMLVVVTFVSSMVHIYSIGYMHHDKGYWRFFTYLSIFTLSMLVLVMGNNFLMLFVGWELVGLSSYLLIGFWFHKKSAADANKKAFVVNRVGDFGFYIGLLLVIVTFKSLNYSDAFNHEAINAIKGAGFNLFGIDFSLIDLMTFGLFCGAIGKSAQFPLHVWLPDAMEGPTPVSALIHAATMVTAGVYMVARCNPLFSQAHVTSEIVVYVGAATALLGATIGLTQFDFKRVLAYSTVSQLGYMIMATGTGAYVAGIFHLFTHAFFKALLFLCSGSVMHAMQDNLDIRVMGGLIKKMPITGWTFLIGCIAIAGIPPLAGFWSKDEILAMAFATDHKLAWFIGTVVAFMTAFYMFRLWWLVFMGEPRDHHLYDHAHESPWQMTLPLVLLAILSVVVGMIFGYPLENGYIHKFLGPVLTPHGGHGLEMAHSTATMLMILSIVVAAGGILLSYIYYMKSPSLPEKTVKAFRPIHKLFYNKWYFDEIYDALIVQPCVTISRFLWRGFDANFIDFIVNAFGKVANFFGSILRVIQSGRIQTYIFTMVVGVVILVAIFYVG; encoded by the coding sequence ATGATAGAGTTAGGAATACTTTTAGCCCCATTGGTGGCACTGCTAATAAACGGGATCTTTGGCAGACTTTACATAAAGGATAAAGCACACTATATCGCTGTTCCTGCTGTGCTTGTTTCTCTTGCAATTTCACTTATTACCTTTTTTAAGGTTATGGGTGGTTATAGGGTAGATACAGTAGTTTATCAGTGGGTACTTGCAGACAATATTGTGATTCCATTTGGTATTCTAATAGATCCACTTACGGCAATTATGTTGGTGGTGGTAACATTCGTTAGCTCAATGGTTCACATCTACTCAATTGGTTATATGCACCATGATAAAGGTTACTGGAGATTTTTTACATATCTTTCTATATTTACCCTTTCAATGCTGGTACTTGTAATGGGAAATAACTTCCTTATGCTTTTTGTTGGCTGGGAGCTTGTGGGTCTTTCATCATACTTACTCATCGGTTTCTGGTTTCACAAAAAGAGTGCAGCTGATGCAAACAAAAAGGCTTTTGTTGTGAACAGAGTAGGGGACTTTGGATTTTATATCGGACTCTTACTCGTAATTGTTACATTCAAGAGCTTAAATTATTCTGATGCTTTTAATCATGAAGCAATTAATGCTATAAAAGGCGCAGGGTTCAATCTATTTGGTATAGATTTTAGTTTGATAGATCTTATGACATTCGGATTATTCTGCGGTGCTATAGGTAAATCTGCACAATTTCCACTTCATGTGTGGTTACCAGATGCAATGGAAGGTCCTACACCAGTTTCAGCTCTTATCCATGCTGCCACAATGGTTACTGCTGGGGTATATATGGTGGCAAGATGCAATCCACTGTTTTCACAGGCACATGTTACAAGCGAGATAGTTGTTTACGTGGGTGCTGCCACAGCACTTTTAGGAGCCACAATTGGTCTTACTCAGTTTGACTTCAAAAGGGTTCTTGCATATTCAACAGTGAGTCAGCTGGGGTACATGATCATGGCAACGGGTACAGGTGCTTATGTGGCTGGTATTTTCCACTTATTCACTCACGCATTTTTTAAAGCATTACTCTTCTTGTGCTCAGGTAGTGTTATGCACGCAATGCAGGATAATCTTGACATCAGAGTAATGGGTGGGTTGATAAAAAAGATGCCAATTACTGGGTGGACATTCCTTATCGGTTGTATAGCTATTGCGGGTATACCACCTCTTGCAGGTTTCTGGAGCAAAGATGAGATATTAGCAATGGCTTTTGCAACAGACCATAAATTAGCATGGTTCATAGGCACAGTTGTGGCTTTCATGACTGCATTTTATATGTTTAGACTATGGTGGCTTGTATTTATGGGGGAACCAAGAGATCATCATCTCTACGATCATGCCCATGAATCACCATGGCAGATGACATTACCACTTGTACTTCTTGCCATTCTGTCAGTTGTGGTTGGTATGATATTCGGATACCCACTTGAAAATGGATATATACATAAATTCCTTGGACCAGTTTTGACACCTCATGGTGGACATGGACTTGAAATGGCACATAGCACTGCAACTATGTTAATGATTTTATCGATAGTTGTGGCAGCCGGTGGGATTTTGTTGTCATACATCTATTACATGAAGTCCCCATCACTTCCAGAAAAAACAGTAAAAGCGTTTAGACCTATCCACAAACTTTTCTACAACAAGTGGTATTTTGATGAGATATATGATGCTCTTATAGTGCAGCCATGTGTGACTATTTCAAGATTTCTCTGGAGAGGGTTTGATGCAAACTTTATAGATTTTATCGTAAATGCCTTTGGCAAGGTTGCCAATTTCTTTGGAAGTATCTTAAGGGTTATTCAATCCGGAAGGATACAGACATACATATTCACAATGGTTGTCGGCGTTGTGATTTTAGTAGCCATTTTCTATGTAGGTTAG